Proteins co-encoded in one Chroicocephalus ridibundus chromosome 6, bChrRid1.1, whole genome shotgun sequence genomic window:
- the NME9 gene encoding thioredoxin domain-containing protein 6 isoform X1: protein MAAKRKEVVLQVNISSQELWEEILCLKGLIVVDAFQAWCGPCKTVVDLFRKIRNEVGSDLLHFAVAEVDSIDALEKYRGKCEPVFLFYAGGELVAVVRGANAPLLQKTILEQLAVERKVLEHGGERVVVQDRAFSQEEGNMAVLQEEQQEGQIGKAAQL, encoded by the exons GTTAACATCAGTAGCCAGGAGCTTTGGGAAGAAATACTGTGTCTCAAAGGACTCATTG TTGTTGATGCTTTTCAAGCCTGGTGCGGTCCATGCAAAACAGTAGTGGATCTTTTCCGAAAAATAAGGAATGAAGTTGGCAGCGATCTCCTGCATTTTGCTGTG GCTGAAGTTGATTCCATTGATGCTctggaaaaatacagaggaaaatgcGAGCCTGTCTTTCTGTTTTATGCA GGAGGAGAACTAGTAGCTGTTGTAAGAGGAGCGAACGCACCGTTGCTGCAGAAGACCATCCTGGAGCAGCTGGCAGTGGAAAGGAAGGTTTTAGAACATGGAGGAGAGCGTGTAGTG GTACAAGACCGAGCCTTCTCCCAGGAGGAGGGAAACATGGCTGTTCTTCAGGAAGAACAACAGGAAGGCCAAATAGGTAAGGCAGCCCAGCTGTAG
- the NME9 gene encoding thioredoxin domain-containing protein 6 isoform X2: protein MAAKRKEVVLQVNISSQELWEEILCLKGLIVVDAFQAWCGPCKTVVDLFRKIRNEVGSDLLHFAVGGELVAVVRGANAPLLQKTILEQLAVERKVLEHGGERVVVQDRAFSQEEGNMAVLQEEQQEGQIGKAAQL from the exons GTTAACATCAGTAGCCAGGAGCTTTGGGAAGAAATACTGTGTCTCAAAGGACTCATTG TTGTTGATGCTTTTCAAGCCTGGTGCGGTCCATGCAAAACAGTAGTGGATCTTTTCCGAAAAATAAGGAATGAAGTTGGCAGCGATCTCCTGCATTTTGCTGTG GGAGGAGAACTAGTAGCTGTTGTAAGAGGAGCGAACGCACCGTTGCTGCAGAAGACCATCCTGGAGCAGCTGGCAGTGGAAAGGAAGGTTTTAGAACATGGAGGAGAGCGTGTAGTG GTACAAGACCGAGCCTTCTCCCAGGAGGAGGGAAACATGGCTGTTCTTCAGGAAGAACAACAGGAAGGCCAAATAGGTAAGGCAGCCCAGCTGTAG